The genome window CACGGCAATATCCGGGACATTCCTGCCGGACAAGATCACCGACTCCTGGGACTCTGCGGTCACAATCAGGGTCTTGCCTGAAAGGCCCAGATCCTTCAATATGCCGAGCAGGCTGCGCGTCTTCGGCGTTTCGATCTCCAGGCGTTCCACAATTTTCAGGTTACCCTCCATCACCTTGCTGGAGAGGGCGCTCTTCAGGGCCAGCTTGCGAACCTTCTTGGGAACCTTCAGGTCATACGTCCTGGGTTTCGGGCCGAACGTAATTCCTCCGCCGCGCCAAATCGGAGATCCACGGAAACCGGCCCTGGCCCTTCCGGTCCCCTTTTGACGATAGGGCTTGATGCTTGAATAGCTCACTTCGCCTCGGGTCTTGGTCGATGCCGTGCCCGCCCTCACTCCGGCCAGGTGCGAGCGGACCGCCAGAAACACGGCCCCTTTGTTCGGGCGGATACCGAAAATCTCATCCTTCAACTCCAGGGTCCCGACCTTTTTATTCTTCTGATCTACAACATCTACGAACGGCATGGTTCTCTCCGGTTTTCTATTCTTTGCCCTTGGCCGCTGCTTCCTTCCCCGGCTTCTTCCTGATCCGCAAAATCCCGTTCTCTCCTCCAGGCACCGCGCCCTGGATCAGGATGATATTCTGGTCCGGAAGAATCTCCACCACTTTTAGATTCTTCACGGTCACCCGTTCTACGCCCATATGCCCGGCCATGGGTTTCCCTTTAAAGATCTTGTTCGGGGTGGCATGGTGGCCGATTGAGCCGGGCGACCTGTGAAAACGAGAACCGTGCGACATAGGCCCGCCGCTGAAACCATGCCTTTTCACCACGCCGGCAAACCCCTTTCCCTTGCTGATGCCGGTTACGGCAACCTCCTCTCCTGCAGCGAAGAGATCCGCCTTGAACTCCATGCCGACCTCTATGCCGGAGAGATCCGGAAGCCTCACCTCGCGCAGATGCCGGTACAGGGGAAGCCCGTTCTTTTTGCAGTGACCGGTCTCCGGCTTATTCAACCGGTTCTTCCTGTTTTCTTCTTCAAAACCGAGCTGCACGGCATTATAGCCGTCCGTCTTCTCGCTCTTGATCTGGATGACCCGGCAGGGACCGGCCTGTACCACCGTTACAGGAATAAGCCGGCCTCCCTCTTTCTCAAAAACCTGGCTCATCCCGATCTTCTTCCCGATCAACTCGGTCATCATTGTTTTTACTTCTCCAGCTTCTTCAATATATGAGGGTTCAAGGGTTCAAGTAAAAGACCGGAACAAACGCTGGAAAGAAAGCGCTTGGACCCTTGACCCCTGGGCCCCTCGGCCCCTTGTATCTTGACCCCTGTGCCCATTACAACTTGATCTCCACATCCACGCCGGCGGCGAGATCCAGTTTCATCAGCGCATCCACGGTCTGCGGCGTTGGTTCCAGGATGTCAATCAGCCGCTTGTGCGTCCGGATCTCGAACTGTTCCCTGGATTTTTTATCCACATGGGGGGATCTTAAGACGGTAAACTTTTCTATCCGTGTGGGAAGGGGTATGGGTCCGGCTACTCTTGCGCCAGTCCGCTTTGCCGTCTCAACAATATCCAACACGGACTGATCCAGGAGCT of Nitrospirae bacterium CG2_30_53_67 contains these proteins:
- a CDS encoding 50S ribosomal protein L4; amino-acid sequence: MPFVDVVDQKNKKVGTLELKDEIFGIRPNKGAVFLAVRSHLAGVRAGTASTKTRGEVSYSSIKPYRQKGTGRARAGFRGSPIWRGGGITFGPKPRTYDLKVPKKVRKLALKSALSSKVMEGNLKIVERLEIETPKTRSLLGILKDLGLSGKTLIVTAESQESVILSGRNVPDIAVLTAGRVNVYDLLNMGKVLMTRDAVEKISEALSA
- a CDS encoding 50S ribosomal protein L3; the encoded protein is MMTELIGKKIGMSQVFEKEGGRLIPVTVVQAGPCRVIQIKSEKTDGYNAVQLGFEEENRKNRLNKPETGHCKKNGLPLYRHLREVRLPDLSGIEVGMEFKADLFAAGEEVAVTGISKGKGFAGVVKRHGFSGGPMSHGSRFHRSPGSIGHHATPNKIFKGKPMAGHMGVERVTVKNLKVVEILPDQNIILIQGAVPGGENGILRIRKKPGKEAAAKGKE
- a CDS encoding 30S ribosomal protein S10 — its product is MDQKIRIRLKAYDYKLLDQSVLDIVETAKRTGARVAGPIPLPTRIEKFTVLRSPHVDKKSREQFEIRTHKRLIDILEPTPQTVDALMKLDLAAGVDVEIKL